Proteins from a single region of Streptomyces vinaceus:
- a CDS encoding amino acid ABC transporter ATP-binding protein encodes MVEVRGVHKSFGALEVLRGVDLEVRAGEVTVILGPSGSGKSTLLRTVNHLEKVDRGWISVDGDLIGYRSSRGKLHELKEKEVLRQRTRIGFVFQNFNLFPHLTVLDNLVEAPVSVLRRPRREAEATARRLLERVGLSDKAGAYPLQLSGGQQQRVAIARALAVEPKVLLFDEPTSALDPELVGEVLDVIKDLARAGTTMIVVTHEIGFAREVADTVVFMDGGAVVEQGPPAAVLDDPQHARTRAFLAKVL; translated from the coding sequence ATGGTCGAGGTGCGCGGGGTCCACAAGAGCTTCGGGGCGCTGGAAGTGCTGCGCGGTGTGGACCTGGAGGTCCGTGCCGGAGAGGTGACCGTGATCCTCGGCCCCTCCGGCTCGGGCAAGTCCACGCTCCTGCGCACCGTCAACCACCTGGAGAAGGTCGACCGCGGCTGGATCAGCGTCGACGGCGATCTGATCGGCTACCGCAGCTCCCGCGGCAAACTGCACGAGCTGAAGGAGAAGGAGGTCCTGAGACAGCGCACGCGCATCGGGTTCGTCTTCCAGAACTTCAACCTCTTCCCGCACCTCACGGTGCTGGACAACCTCGTCGAGGCGCCGGTCTCCGTACTGCGCCGCCCGCGGCGGGAGGCGGAGGCGACGGCCCGCCGACTGCTGGAGCGCGTGGGCCTCTCCGACAAGGCCGGCGCCTACCCGCTACAGCTGTCCGGCGGGCAGCAGCAGCGCGTGGCCATCGCCCGCGCGCTCGCCGTCGAACCCAAGGTGCTGCTCTTCGACGAGCCGACCTCGGCGCTCGACCCGGAGCTGGTCGGCGAGGTCCTGGACGTCATCAAGGACCTCGCCCGCGCCGGAACCACCATGATCGTCGTGACGCACGAGATCGGATTCGCGCGCGAGGTCGCCGACACCGTCGTGTTCATGGACGGCGGAGCCGTCGTCGAACAGGGGCCGCCCGCGGCCGTCCTGGACGACCCGCAACACGCCCGTACCCGCGCTTTCCTCGCCAAGGTCCTCTGA
- a CDS encoding rhodanese-like domain-containing protein yields MSVAAALSVSEAFSRRHGLTVVDVRTPAEFASGHLPDAVNVPLDRIGRALPELRETAALKPLLVVCASGARAQNAVATLASHGVEASFLTGGTTAWAAEGHALDHPADRPRAVWAMERQVRFTAGAVVLLGLALGFLVHPAFRLLSAGIAAGLVFSALSNTCGMAVVLGRLPFNQRGKAPLRSSSPSPRA; encoded by the coding sequence ATGAGTGTTGCCGCTGCCCTGAGCGTGAGCGAGGCGTTCTCCCGCCGCCACGGGCTGACCGTCGTCGATGTCCGTACTCCGGCCGAGTTCGCGTCAGGCCATCTGCCCGACGCCGTCAACGTCCCGCTGGACCGCATCGGTCGCGCGCTGCCGGAACTCCGTGAGACCGCCGCGCTCAAGCCCTTGCTGGTGGTGTGCGCCTCCGGCGCCCGGGCGCAGAACGCCGTCGCCACCCTGGCCTCCCACGGCGTCGAAGCCTCGTTCCTCACCGGAGGCACCACCGCCTGGGCGGCCGAGGGGCACGCGCTCGACCACCCCGCGGACCGTCCTCGGGCCGTCTGGGCCATGGAGCGCCAGGTCCGGTTCACGGCGGGTGCCGTCGTACTGCTCGGGCTGGCCCTCGGCTTCCTCGTCCATCCGGCATTCCGGTTGCTGTCGGCGGGGATCGCGGCGGGTCTGGTCTTCTCCGCCCTCAGCAACACCTGCGGCATGGCGGTCGTACTCGGCAGACTCCCCTTCAACCAGCGGGGGAAGGCGCCACTGCGGAGCTCGTCGCCGTCGCCCCGCGCGTAA
- a CDS encoding sulfatase-like hydrolase/transferase, with the protein MTTRRHFIAGSAATLGLAALPAAPEALAAPASDRGAAADAGTATPNFLVILADDLGYGELGAYGQKLITTPRIDRLAAEGLKFTDAYSTAAVCAPSRCSLLTGLHTGHSAVRANPDGVPGALKAGDTTFAEVLRARGYRTAVIGKWGFGPEEGDQPSHPNSRGFEEFYGYIDHGHAHEYYPQYLWHNGAKETIAANAGGAKGAYAPQLIEQRALDFIGDHAAEPFLLFLTPTVPHAPSDIPDVGAYASRTWSQQNKGHAAQITYFDSLVGKVTDRLRALGIAENTVVLVTSDNGPHEEGGVNPDLFDANGPLRGYKRNLYEGGIRVPLIAWSPGRIGAGTTDRPTPLTDVLPTLAELGGAPAPADIDGLSAAPLLAGSPNAALHDHLYWYRDERGVTSRANAEDGGRATWLAEAVRKDDWKAVRFAPVRDHALPDAQWQVELYDLASDPGEQRDVAAANPSLVTGLVALMRSSWVDTYVRGPFGVRAQIQGPAVPGQPFTVTATLANGSARAWTGALLALGAPAGWQVQATTATGRDQLAPGAALTTSWRLTPPATAAPGTQWPLTFDGTAQSPTGPLRFSVPERVSTVPAAPVADSYLSDLAWVSASNGWGPVERDRSNGRNAAGDGTPISFGGVTYAKGLGVHAPSEIVYHLGGTADRFTALVGIDDFSTKQAATGATKASVRGDGKVLFTTGKLTGAGGPVRVDVDVRGVKLLHLVVEDANANSAFDHTSWALARVTVL; encoded by the coding sequence ATGACCACCCGCCGCCACTTCATCGCCGGGTCCGCGGCGACCCTCGGCCTCGCCGCGCTCCCGGCCGCGCCGGAGGCCCTCGCGGCGCCCGCGTCGGACCGGGGCGCCGCCGCGGACGCCGGTACGGCCACCCCGAACTTCCTGGTGATCCTCGCCGACGACCTCGGCTACGGAGAACTCGGCGCGTACGGCCAGAAGCTGATCACCACGCCGCGGATCGACCGGCTCGCCGCCGAGGGCCTGAAGTTCACCGACGCCTACTCCACCGCCGCCGTCTGCGCGCCGTCCCGCTGCTCGCTGCTGACCGGCCTGCACACCGGCCACTCCGCCGTTCGGGCCAACCCCGACGGGGTCCCCGGTGCGCTGAAGGCCGGCGACACCACCTTCGCCGAGGTGCTGCGCGCCCGCGGCTACCGGACCGCGGTGATCGGGAAGTGGGGCTTCGGGCCGGAGGAGGGGGACCAGCCCAGCCACCCCAACTCCCGTGGTTTCGAGGAGTTCTACGGATACATCGACCACGGGCACGCGCACGAGTACTACCCGCAGTACCTCTGGCACAACGGTGCGAAGGAGACGATCGCCGCCAACGCGGGCGGCGCGAAGGGCGCGTACGCCCCCCAGCTCATCGAGCAGCGCGCCCTGGACTTCATCGGCGACCACGCCGCCGAGCCCTTCCTGCTCTTCCTCACACCGACCGTGCCGCACGCACCGAGCGACATCCCCGACGTCGGCGCCTACGCCTCCCGTACCTGGTCCCAGCAGAACAAGGGCCACGCCGCCCAGATCACCTACTTCGATTCCCTCGTCGGGAAGGTCACCGACCGGCTGCGCGCGCTGGGCATCGCCGAGAACACCGTCGTCCTCGTCACCAGCGACAACGGCCCGCACGAGGAAGGCGGGGTCAACCCGGACCTGTTCGACGCGAACGGCCCGCTGCGCGGCTACAAGCGCAACCTCTACGAGGGCGGCATCCGCGTCCCGCTGATCGCCTGGTCCCCGGGCCGGATCGGGGCGGGGACCACCGACCGTCCCACCCCGCTCACCGACGTACTGCCCACCCTGGCGGAGCTCGGCGGCGCACCCGCGCCCGCCGACATCGACGGGCTGTCGGCCGCCCCGCTGCTCGCCGGGTCCCCCAACGCCGCGCTCCACGACCACCTCTACTGGTACCGGGACGAACGCGGGGTCACCAGCCGCGCCAACGCCGAGGACGGCGGCCGCGCCACCTGGCTCGCCGAGGCGGTGCGCAAGGACGACTGGAAGGCCGTGCGGTTCGCGCCGGTCAGGGACCACGCCCTGCCCGACGCGCAGTGGCAGGTCGAGCTGTACGACCTGGCCTCCGACCCCGGTGAGCAGCGCGACGTCGCCGCCGCCAACCCGTCCTTGGTCACCGGCCTGGTCGCCCTCATGCGTTCCTCGTGGGTGGACACGTACGTCCGGGGGCCCTTCGGCGTCCGTGCGCAGATCCAGGGGCCGGCCGTGCCCGGTCAGCCCTTCACGGTGACGGCCACCCTCGCCAACGGGTCGGCCAGGGCCTGGACCGGCGCACTCCTCGCCCTCGGCGCCCCGGCGGGCTGGCAGGTCCAGGCGACCACCGCCACCGGCCGGGACCAGCTGGCTCCCGGGGCCGCGCTGACCACGTCCTGGCGCCTCACCCCGCCGGCGACGGCCGCCCCCGGCACGCAGTGGCCGCTGACCTTCGACGGGACGGCGCAGTCGCCGACCGGGCCGCTGCGGTTCTCCGTCCCGGAGCGGGTGTCGACGGTGCCGGCGGCCCCGGTGGCGGACTCGTATCTGAGCGATCTCGCGTGGGTGTCGGCCAGCAACGGGTGGGGTCCGGTGGAACGCGACCGCTCCAACGGGCGCAACGCGGCGGGGGACGGCACGCCGATCTCGTTCGGCGGGGTGACCTACGCCAAGGGCCTCGGCGTGCACGCGCCCTCCGAGATCGTCTACCACCTGGGCGGGACGGCGGACCGTTTCACCGCGCTCGTCGGCATCGACGACTTCTCCACGAAGCAGGCCGCCACCGGCGCGACGAAGGCCTCGGTACGGGGCGACGGCAAGGTGCTGTTCACCACCGGCAAACTGACCGGAGCGGGCGGCCCCGTGCGGGTCGACGTCGACGTCCGCGGGGTGAAGCTGCTGCACCTGGTGGTCGAGGACGCCAACGCCAATTCGGCGTTCGACCACACCTCCTGGGCCCTCGCCCGGGTGACGGTGCTCTGA
- a CDS encoding DMT family transporter, which yields MTGAAVVPVVVLASAVLHATWNGLTHGLSDKLAGFTLISLASAGCGAVLVCLAPLPDPASWPYIAASAALQVAYQLLLLRSYQLGDFGQMYPTARGTSPIVVALVSTAFLGHSLPAGQALGIAVVSCGLAGLAFADGLPGRAQLPALAAAVGTGVMIASYTLVDGSGVRASGSVFGYIAWLYLCQGLVLPVIARARRGPALLTALRPLCGRGLAGGLLSLLAYGLVVWAQSRGDLATIAALRETSIVFGALIGAVVFRERLGHRRIAASAAVLAGIAVLQLTGGA from the coding sequence ATGACGGGTGCGGCCGTCGTGCCCGTCGTCGTCCTCGCCTCGGCGGTACTGCACGCCACCTGGAACGGCCTCACCCACGGCCTGAGCGACAAACTGGCCGGTTTCACGCTGATCAGCCTCGCCTCCGCCGGGTGCGGAGCCGTGCTCGTCTGCCTCGCCCCGCTGCCCGACCCGGCGTCCTGGCCGTACATCGCCGCCTCCGCCGCACTGCAGGTCGCGTACCAGCTCCTGCTGCTGCGCTCCTACCAGCTCGGCGACTTCGGCCAGATGTACCCGACCGCCCGGGGCACATCGCCCATCGTGGTGGCCTTGGTCTCGACCGCCTTCCTCGGCCACTCCCTGCCCGCCGGCCAGGCCCTCGGCATCGCGGTGGTCTCCTGCGGGCTGGCCGGTCTCGCCTTCGCCGACGGGCTGCCCGGTCGCGCCCAGCTCCCCGCGCTGGCCGCCGCGGTCGGCACCGGCGTGATGATCGCCTCCTACACCCTCGTCGACGGCAGCGGCGTCCGCGCCTCGGGCAGCGTCTTCGGCTACATCGCCTGGCTCTACCTCTGCCAGGGGCTCGTGCTCCCGGTCATCGCCCGGGCCCGCCGGGGTCCGGCCCTGCTCACCGCCCTGCGCCCGCTGTGCGGCCGCGGCCTGGCCGGCGGGCTGCTCTCCCTGCTGGCGTACGGGCTCGTCGTATGGGCACAGTCCCGCGGCGATCTCGCCACCATCGCCGCCCTGCGGGAGACCAGCATCGTCTTCGGCGCCCTGATCGGCGCGGTCGTGTTCCGCGAACGTCTCGGCCACCGCCGCATCGCCGCCAGCGCCGCCGTCCTGGCCGGCATAGCCGTGCTCCAGCTCACCGGCGGCGCCTGA
- a CDS encoding MurR/RpiR family transcriptional regulator: MEFDSAARGGLAAYVRAHLSELRDTEARVAQVVLDQGPELVHLSVSDVAALAGTASSTVVRACQRLGFRGYQELKIAAARQAPAQEPSRDRDPAARALADTVRAAREALDGVTATVTPELLRAAAALIGAAARVLIVGAGLSGAVALDTAYRLRALGCAVDAPADPLTAQLAASQLTSADACLAISHTGATRSTVDAARGARRAGARVLALTSYARSPLSETADRTLVAGGQDLVFGLETVASRLAHLTVIDALTLTLLGLRGAPAEAALRLSADVTVDHSY, encoded by the coding sequence ATGGAATTTGATTCCGCAGCAAGGGGCGGGCTCGCCGCCTACGTCCGGGCCCACCTCTCCGAGCTGCGCGACACCGAGGCGCGGGTGGCGCAGGTCGTGCTGGACCAGGGCCCGGAGCTGGTGCACCTCAGCGTCAGCGATGTCGCGGCGCTGGCCGGGACCGCGTCCTCCACGGTCGTACGGGCCTGCCAGCGGCTGGGTTTCCGCGGGTACCAGGAGCTGAAGATCGCCGCCGCACGGCAGGCCCCCGCGCAGGAGCCCTCCCGGGACCGGGACCCGGCCGCCCGCGCCCTGGCCGACACGGTCCGCGCCGCCCGGGAGGCACTGGACGGGGTGACGGCGACGGTCACCCCGGAGCTGCTGCGCGCGGCGGCCGCACTGATCGGCGCGGCGGCGCGGGTGCTGATCGTCGGCGCGGGCCTCTCCGGCGCCGTCGCGCTGGACACCGCCTACCGGCTCCGCGCGCTGGGCTGCGCGGTCGACGCTCCGGCCGATCCGCTGACGGCGCAGCTGGCCGCCTCGCAGCTGACGTCCGCGGACGCCTGCCTGGCCATCAGCCATACGGGCGCCACGCGCAGCACGGTGGACGCCGCCCGCGGGGCGCGCCGGGCCGGAGCCCGGGTCCTCGCCCTGACCAGCTACGCCCGCTCGCCGCTGAGCGAGACCGCCGACCGCACGCTGGTCGCGGGCGGCCAGGACCTGGTGTTCGGACTGGAGACCGTCGCGAGCCGGCTGGCGCACCTCACCGTGATCGATGCCCTCACCCTCACCCTGCTCGGACTGCGCGGAGCGCCGGCCGAAGCGGCCCTGCGGCTGTCCGCGGACGTCACGGTCGACCATTCGTACTGA
- a CDS encoding DUF7489 domain-containing protein: MSNSHEVGREDAWEGVVVNLSRGMLDGSNMYHFAEIRLADGETVKIRIGRGLWKSIAAGDRIVKRPGADPVKE; the protein is encoded by the coding sequence ATGTCGAACTCACACGAAGTCGGACGTGAAGACGCCTGGGAAGGCGTCGTGGTCAACCTCTCCCGGGGCATGCTCGACGGCTCGAACATGTACCACTTCGCCGAGATCCGCCTCGCCGACGGCGAAACGGTCAAGATCCGGATCGGCCGCGGACTGTGGAAGTCGATCGCGGCCGGCGACCGGATCGTGAAGCGGCCGGGAGCCGACCCCGTCAAGGAGTAG
- a CDS encoding ribosome-inactivating family protein yields MDAQGFFGGASRQPGEKAFLPLHIQLRGLSIDLYIELCLQNAGMRIVGFRNTLENGQAPREACVRHVRDSAPPPGIRRTEVLPFGGGRSDLETAAAVRRLGISLGRRQLGNAVTWLHRNRDPKCTAHGILVLSEMVCEAARYPALADAMSRIWMTGGRLSDAAPA; encoded by the coding sequence GTGGACGCTCAGGGATTCTTCGGCGGCGCCTCCCGGCAGCCGGGAGAAAAGGCCTTCCTGCCCCTGCACATCCAGCTGCGGGGCCTGTCCATCGACCTCTACATCGAGCTCTGCCTGCAGAACGCGGGCATGCGCATCGTCGGATTCCGCAACACCCTGGAGAACGGGCAGGCCCCGCGGGAAGCGTGCGTCCGGCACGTGCGGGACTCCGCCCCGCCACCCGGGATCCGTCGAACCGAAGTCCTGCCGTTCGGCGGAGGCCGCTCCGACCTGGAAACGGCCGCCGCCGTGCGGCGACTGGGGATCTCACTGGGGCGCCGGCAGCTCGGCAACGCGGTGACCTGGCTGCACCGGAACCGCGATCCGAAGTGCACCGCGCACGGAATTCTCGTGCTCTCGGAAATGGTCTGCGAGGCCGCCCGATATCCCGCTTTGGCCGATGCCATGTCGCGCATCTGGATGACCGGCGGACGCCTGTCGGACGCGGCACCCGCCTGA
- a CDS encoding GNAT family N-acetyltransferase gives MDHLSSAPPTAVRLTRYTKSEQAEILGEGADPFGVADAGLTWLPKEEHFGVRLEGRLVAHTGLLRVPVSVGGAEAEVVGVGGVAVAADVRGRGLARLVMTAALGHARTMGPRHGLLFCRPPLVPLYRRLGWQVLEQDVRVEQREGPVIMPLRTMWTPLREGAQWPAGGVRLLSYPM, from the coding sequence ATGGACCACTTGTCTTCTGCGCCACCGACAGCGGTGCGCCTCACGCGGTACACGAAGTCCGAGCAGGCCGAGATCCTCGGTGAGGGTGCCGATCCGTTCGGTGTCGCTGACGCCGGTTTGACATGGCTGCCCAAGGAAGAGCATTTCGGCGTCAGGCTGGAAGGCCGGCTCGTGGCACATACGGGCCTGCTCCGGGTGCCCGTGTCGGTCGGCGGCGCCGAGGCCGAGGTGGTGGGAGTGGGCGGGGTGGCCGTCGCGGCGGACGTACGCGGGCGGGGGCTCGCCCGCCTCGTCATGACCGCGGCCCTCGGCCACGCACGGACGATGGGCCCTCGGCACGGGCTCCTCTTCTGCCGACCGCCGCTCGTCCCCCTGTACCGGCGGCTGGGCTGGCAGGTGTTGGAGCAGGACGTCAGGGTGGAACAACGCGAGGGTCCCGTGATCATGCCGCTGCGCACCATGTGGACGCCGCTGCGCGAGGGTGCGCAGTGGCCGGCCGGAGGGGTACGCCTGCTCTCGTACCCCATGTGA
- a CDS encoding NAD-dependent protein deacetylase, with translation MHMRPTLSWTPPAGLRPGTTDPEPVADALRSGGVLVLSGAGMSTESGIPDYRGEGGSLRRHTPMTYQEFTADAQARRRYWARSHLGWRTFGRARPNAGHRAVAAFGRRGLLSGVITQNVDGLHQAAGSAGVVELHGSLERVVCLSCGSFEPRREVALRLAQANPGFEPVAAALNPDGDADLTDEQVGDFRVVPCARCAGVLKPDVVFFGESVPPGRVEHCRALVADAGSLLVLGSSLTVMSGLRFVRQAARAGKPVLIVNNDPTRGDEHALTRVALPLGPTLTALADRLDVPLDEDPAT, from the coding sequence ATGCACATGCGCCCCACTCTGAGCTGGACGCCCCCCGCGGGCCTGCGGCCCGGCACCACCGATCCGGAGCCGGTCGCCGACGCGCTGCGCAGCGGCGGCGTACTGGTGCTCAGCGGGGCCGGCATGTCCACGGAGTCGGGCATCCCCGACTACCGGGGCGAGGGCGGGAGCCTGCGCCGGCACACCCCGATGACCTACCAGGAATTCACCGCCGACGCCCAGGCCCGGCGCCGGTACTGGGCCCGTAGCCACCTCGGCTGGCGCACGTTCGGCCGGGCCCGGCCCAATGCGGGGCACCGGGCCGTGGCCGCGTTCGGGCGGCGCGGGCTGCTCTCGGGCGTGATCACCCAGAACGTCGACGGGCTGCACCAGGCCGCCGGCAGCGCGGGCGTGGTGGAACTCCACGGGAGCCTGGAGCGAGTCGTCTGCCTTTCGTGCGGCTCCTTCGAACCGCGCCGGGAAGTCGCCCTGCGGCTCGCGCAGGCCAATCCCGGATTCGAGCCCGTCGCCGCCGCACTCAACCCGGACGGGGACGCCGACCTCACCGACGAGCAGGTCGGGGACTTCCGCGTGGTGCCGTGCGCGCGGTGCGCCGGTGTCCTCAAGCCGGACGTGGTGTTCTTCGGTGAATCCGTTCCGCCGGGGCGGGTCGAGCACTGCCGCGCGCTGGTCGCCGATGCCGGCTCCCTCCTGGTCCTGGGGTCCTCACTGACGGTGATGTCCGGGCTGCGGTTCGTCCGGCAGGCGGCCCGGGCCGGAAAGCCCGTTCTGATCGTCAACAACGACCCCACCCGCGGCGACGAGCACGCCCTCACCCGGGTCGCACTCCCCTTGGGCCCGACCCTCACCGCCCTGGCCGACCGCCTGGACGTCCCGCTCGACGAAGACCCGGCAACCTGA
- a CDS encoding GNAT family N-acetyltransferase, protein MTGPVTIRTLTASDAHLFDAHPDPLGAREGHRRTRFRPDWQRVALRDGEVVARGAWWGGPDDAEPVNINWFDVAEGEEEAGATLLRSAPWRVELEINLPGDWREKPDLRSAAEARFAAARAAGYELLVERFLYRWTPERGLPERPGRLRFDAEPDDTVFFEALRRIHSVTLDAHALRAVAEGGLDQAAQEELDFFHWCPSPREWWQVARTPEGDLAGIHIPAHNPSGPTIGFIGVVPEQRGHGYAYDLLAECTHFLVAQGAQYVSGATDRGNFPMAAHFAKAGFPVVRERINFHPAGRAA, encoded by the coding sequence ATGACCGGTCCGGTCACCATCCGTACCCTCACCGCGAGCGACGCTCACCTCTTCGACGCACACCCCGACCCCCTCGGCGCCCGTGAAGGCCATCGGCGTACCCGGTTCCGCCCCGACTGGCAGCGCGTCGCCCTGCGCGACGGCGAGGTCGTCGCACGCGGCGCGTGGTGGGGCGGCCCCGACGACGCGGAGCCCGTCAACATCAACTGGTTCGACGTGGCCGAGGGCGAGGAGGAGGCCGGGGCCACACTCCTGCGCTCCGCCCCCTGGCGGGTCGAACTCGAAATCAACCTGCCCGGCGACTGGCGGGAGAAGCCCGACCTGCGCTCCGCCGCCGAGGCCCGCTTCGCCGCCGCACGAGCCGCAGGGTACGAACTCCTGGTGGAACGCTTCCTGTACCGCTGGACGCCCGAGCGGGGTCTGCCCGAGCGGCCCGGACGCCTGCGCTTCGATGCCGAACCCGACGACACCGTGTTCTTCGAGGCGTTGCGCCGCATCCACTCCGTCACCCTGGACGCCCACGCGCTCAGGGCCGTGGCGGAGGGCGGCCTCGACCAGGCCGCCCAGGAGGAACTCGACTTCTTCCACTGGTGTCCCTCCCCGCGGGAGTGGTGGCAGGTCGCCCGCACGCCCGAGGGCGACCTGGCCGGCATCCACATCCCGGCTCACAACCCCTCCGGCCCCACCATCGGCTTCATCGGAGTCGTCCCGGAGCAGCGCGGCCACGGCTACGCCTACGACCTCCTCGCGGAGTGCACGCACTTCCTCGTCGCGCAGGGCGCGCAGTACGTGAGCGGAGCGACGGACCGCGGCAACTTCCCCATGGCCGCGCACTTCGCCAAGGCCGGCTTCCCCGTCGTCCGCGAACGCATCAACTTCCACCCGGCGGGCCGAGCGGCCTGA